The DNA sequence GCTGGGCATTGCCGCCGAAGGCGCCGCTGATCGTTGCCGGCTGGTCGAGCGCCGTGGCGGCGGCATCGATCAACGGCTTGGCCTGCGACAAAGCCGTGCCCTTGGCGAGGTTGAAGGAGATCGTCACCGCCGGCAACTGGCTCTGGTGCGCGACCACCGACGGCGCGCCCTGGATGGTCGATCGCACCACGGCGGACAGCGGGACCAACTGACCGACCGAGGCGCCGCTGGTGGCGCGCACCGTCAACCGCCCGATGCCATCGGGCGTCATCTGCTGGCTGGGAGCGATCTCCAGGATCACCTGGTAGCTGTCGGCATCGGTGTAGATGGTCGATACCTGCTCGTTGCCATAGGCTGCGTACAGCGTCTGGCGGATCGCGGACACCGGCACGCCCAGCCGGCTGGCGGCGTCGCGATCGATGCTGATCATCACCTCGCGAGCCCCCTTCTGATAGTCCGACGAGACATCGTCGAACCCCGGCGTGCCGCGGAGTCGCGCCTCCAGCCGCGGCGCGAAGTCGTACAGTGCGTCCTTGTCCACCGACGACAGGGTATATTGATAATTGGACGATGAGGCGCGGCCGCCCATCTGCAGATTCTGCGGAATATTGGGGAAGGCGGAAATCCCCGGGATCTGCGAAAGTTCCTTGCGCAGCCGCGCCTGGACGACCTCGGCGGAATCGCGCTCAGACCGGTCCTTCAGCGGCGCGAACATGCGGCCGGTGTTGCCGGTGCCGCCGCCCAGGAAACTGTTGACCCGCGCCACCGCCGGATCGGCGCGGACGATGCGCGCGACCGCATCCTGCTTTTTCAGCATCTCGGCAAAGCCGATATCGGGCGCTGCCTCGGTGCCGATGAAGATGGCGCCGGTGTCTTCCGTGGGGAAGAAGCCCTTTGGCACGACGGTGAAACCCCAGACCGCGACGCCGATCGATGCGACGGTCAGGAAGCCGACAAGCTTGCGGTGGCGCAGTGTCGCGTCGAACGCCCGCATGTAGCGCCCCGTCAGCCGGCCGAATGCGGCGGTGGAGACCCGCGCCACCCGGCTGCTGTCATGGGCATGGCCGGGCTTGAGCACGCGCGCCGCGATCATCGGGATCAGCGTCAACGACAGCACCGCCGAAATGCCGATGGCGATGGTCATGGTGACGGCGAATTCGAAGAACAGCCGCCCGATGACGCCGCCCATGAACAGCAGCGGGATGAACACCGCCACCAGCGACACCGAGATCGACAGCACGGTGAAGGCAATTTCATTGGCGCCGGTGACCGCCGCTTCGCGCGGTTCGGCGCCGTCCTCGATATGCCGGACGATGTTTTCCAGAACGACGATCGCGTCATCGACGACGAAACCGGTCGCCAGCGTCAGCGCCAGCAGCGACAGATTGTCGAGGTTGAAGCCAAAGGCATGCATGCCGGCAAAGGTGCCGATGGCGGCAAGCGGCAGCACCACGGCGGGAATGATGGTGGCGCGCCAGTCCCCGAGCACCAGATAGATGACGATGATGACGAGGATCGCCGTGCCGACCAGCGTGTATTGCGCATCGGCAACCGAATGGCGGACCGATTCCGACCGGTCGACGACGGGGGTTATGTTGACCGATTCGGGGATCGATTGCTTGATCGACGGCAGCACGGCCAGCACGTCGTCGACCAGCTTGACGACATTGGCGCCCGGTTGCCGGGTGATCGCCAGCGTCAGCGACGGCTCGCCGTTGAATTTGGCGCCGCCGCGCAGCTGTTCATAGCTGGCGCTGACCGTGGCGACATCGCCCAGCCGCACCGGCAGGCCATCGCGGCTGGCAATGACGATGGCGGCGAAATCCTCGGGTGTTTCCAGATTGCCGGTCGCGTCGAGGATGTAGCTGCGGTCACCGCCGGTGATGGCGCCGACGGCGACATTGCTGTTCGCCGTCACCACCGCGTTGCGGACAT is a window from the Polymorphobacter fuscus genome containing:
- a CDS encoding efflux RND transporter permease subunit, yielding MGAVRLAVERPVATVLLSLAIIFAGFFGYRQLPVSALPEIDLPTIQISANLPGANPATMAASVATPIERQLSTIAGIDLITSSSSTGSTNITIQFALDRNIDAAALDVQTALSAVTRRLPREMPAPPTFKKVNPADQAVLILSVQDRTRPENSLQTIVDTLIVPRISTMSGVGEIQTYGSRRFAMRIQFDPAALTARNLTADDVRNAVVTANSNVAVGAITGGDRSYILDATGNLETPEDFAAIVIASRDGLPVRLGDVATVSASYEQLRGGAKFNGEPSLTLAITRQPGANVVKLVDDVLAVLPSIKQSIPESVNITPVVDRSESVRHSVADAQYTLVGTAILVIIVIYLVLGDWRATIIPAVVLPLAAIGTFAGMHAFGFNLDNLSLLALTLATGFVVDDAIVVLENIVRHIEDGAEPREAAVTGANEIAFTVLSISVSLVAVFIPLLFMGGVIGRLFFEFAVTMTIAIGISAVLSLTLIPMIAARVLKPGHAHDSSRVARVSTAAFGRLTGRYMRAFDATLRHRKLVGFLTVASIGVAVWGFTVVPKGFFPTEDTGAIFIGTEAAPDIGFAEMLKKQDAVARIVRADPAVARVNSFLGGGTGNTGRMFAPLKDRSERDSAEVVQARLRKELSQIPGISAFPNIPQNLQMGGRASSSNYQYTLSSVDKDALYDFAPRLEARLRGTPGFDDVSSDYQKGAREVMISIDRDAASRLGVPVSAIRQTLYAAYGNEQVSTIYTDADSYQVILEIAPSQQMTPDGIGRLTVRATSGASVGQLVPLSAVVRSTIQGAPSVVAHQSQLPAVTISFNLAKGTALSQAKPLIDAAATALDQPATISGAFGGNAQQFGASTDSMPILFLAAIIVIYIVLGVLYESFAHPITILSGLPAAGIGAVAFLWLFNKPLDVIGIIGVVLLIGIVKKNAIMMIDFALAGQRSHGWTPVHAIREAASKRFRPIMMTTFAAMAAALPLALGLGAGAELRQPLGIAVLGGLVVSQVLTLFITPVVYLGIEGINARLRARRGGAQVRSLPTGDIPDRVAAE